The following are from one region of the Hypanus sabinus isolate sHypSab1 chromosome 14, sHypSab1.hap1, whole genome shotgun sequence genome:
- the LOC132404619 gene encoding fibroblast growth factor-binding protein 1-like, which yields MKLPRVGLFLLLLFVTHCLLADARDEQRGKSGRSKGRSQSKSRGRETHEKAGPAQAKVQKQSRGKGFGPKEGKVVGKNKEECRWTLRGDEGGDRNLRLACKAGHDVYWCEFTGNPVACQKYASNEKTYWKQVIRALKKVDCSDPSSVLKASLCKKTKSAHMKMTRSSLLPAAAGEEKDSKESVPFATDSSEGPDINKIAAEHCSETWGSLCKFMLSAFQG from the coding sequence ATGAAGTTGCCGAGAGTTGGATTGTTCCTACTTCTTCTGTTCGTCACTCATTGTCTCCTGGCCGATGCCCGCGACGAACAGAGGGGCAAGAGTGGGAGAAGTAAAGGGCGCAGCCAAAGCAAATCGCGAGGCAGGGAGACACACGAGAAGGCAGGACCAGCTCAAGCAAAAGTGCAAAAGCAGTCGAGGGGAAAGGGATTCGGCCCCAAAGAAGGTAAAGTGGTCGGTAAGAACAAGGAGGAATGCAGGTGGACATTGAGGGGAGATGAGGGCGGCGACAGGAACCTGCGCTTGGCATGCAAAGCTGGGCATGACGTCTACTGGTGTGAGTTCACTGGGAACCCAGTGGCCTGCCAAAAGTACGCAAGCAATGAGAAAACCTACTGGAAACAAGTAATCAGAGCACTGAAGAAGGTGGACTGCAGCGACCCGTCGTCGGTGCTGAAAGCAAGTTTGTGCAAGAAAACGAAGTCAGCTCATATGAAAATGACCCGCTCCAGCTTGCTGCCGGCTGCCGCTGGGGAGGAGAAGGACTCGAAAGAATCGGTCCCGTTCGCCACCGATAGCTCCGAGGGCCCCGACATTAACAAAATAGCCGCTGAGCATTGTAGCGAAACTTGGGGATCCCTCTGTAAGTTCATGCTGTCCGCTTTCCAAGGATGA